One Hermetia illucens chromosome 4, iHerIll2.2.curated.20191125, whole genome shotgun sequence DNA segment encodes these proteins:
- the LOC119655901 gene encoding glucose dehydrogenase [FAD, quinone], with protein sequence MVFPIFGTAIKIVPAIGGSIAKFSAASGTIAAVGKASAAIGATKLGLAITAAVKTATAIVGIGKLAIVPVLIVALAYYNYDLFDPENRPYNVKEVDKEYDFIIVGGGSAGSVLASRLSEIPQWKVLLLEAGGHETEISDVPLLSLYLHKSKLDWKYRTQPQNTACQAMKDKRCCWTRGKVLGGSSVLNTMLYIRGNRRDFDQWEELGNPGWGFDDILPYFIKSEDQRNPYLAKNTRYHGTGGLWTVQDAPYNTPLGPAFLQAGEEMGYDIVDVNGPQQTGFAFYQFNMRRGARCSTAKAFLRPARSRKNLHVALLAHVTKVLFDPETKRALGVEFIRDKAYHRVYAKREVILAAGAIGSPHLLMLSGVGPDEELNRVNIPIIHSSPGVGRNLQDHIAVGGLAFQIDAPISIVMKRMVNINTALRYAITEDGPLTSSVGLEAVAFINTKYANASDDWPDISFMLTSASTSSDGGSQVRVAHGLSDSFYNEVFSEINNKDVFGVFPMMLRPKSRGLIKLHSKNPLRYPLLYHNYLTHPDDVNVLREGVKTALALAETQAMKRFGARFWSKPLPNCKHLARFTDEYWECVIRQYTMTIYHMSGTTKMGPPSDPLAVVDSSLRVYGVQGLRVIDASIMPTITNGNIHAPVVMIAEKGADMIKELWLQNDIYKRRKDTYVNETLESV encoded by the exons ATGGTCTTCCCGATCTTTGGAACCGCAATCAAGATAGTCCCTGCGATTGGAGGCTCGATTGCAAAATTCAGTGCCGCGTCTGGTACGATCGCTGCAGTTGGCAAGGCGAGTGCAGCTATCGGCGCCACCAAGCTGGGCCTTGCAATCACGGCTGCAGTTAAGACTGCAACCGCCATTGTGGGAATCGGAAAACTCGCCATTGTCCCGGTGCTAATAGTTGCACTAGCGTACTACAATTACGATCTTTTCGACCCAGAAAATCGACCATACAATGTGAAAGAAGTCGACAAGGAATATGACTTCATAATTGTCGGCGGCGGATCTGCAGGCTCGGTGCTAGCATCACGTCTCTCAGAAATACCACAATGGAAGGTGCTGCTTCTGGAAGCTGGAGGCCACGAAACAGAAATCTCAGACGTGCCACTATTGTCTCTCTATTTACATAAGAGCAAACTGGATTGGAAGTACAG AACTCAACCCCAGAACACTGCTTGCCAGGCGATGAAAGACAAAAGGTGCTGTTGGACGCGAGGAAAGGTACTCGGGGGCAGCTCGGTACTCAACACAATGCTCTATATACGTGGTAACCGACGAGATTTCGATCAGTGGGAAGAACTTGGAAATCCAGGATGGGGATTTGACGACATCCTACCATATTTCATCAAGTCGGAGGATCAGCGAAATCCCTACCTAGCAAAGAATACACGTTATCATggaacag GTGGCCTTTGGACGGTGCAGGACGCACCATACAACACACCATTGGGTCCTGCTTTCCTACAAGCGGGTGAAGAGATGGGATACGACATAGTAGACGTAAATGGTCCCCAACAAACAGGCTTCGCATTTTATCAATTTAATATGCGCCGCGGAGCCCGTTGCAGTACTGCTAAAGCCTTCCTTCGTCCTGCTCGATCGCGCAAAAACCTACATGTCGCACTACTGGCTCATGTAACGAAAGTTCTTTTCGATCCTGAAACAAAACGAGCACTTGGTGTAGAATTTATACGAGACAAAGCATATCACCGTGTCTACGCAAAGCGGGAAGTTATCTTGGCTGCTGGAGCTATAGGGAGTCCGcatttgttgatgttgtcaGGGGTTGGACCTGATGAAGAATTAAATCGCGTCAATATCCCCATCATTCATAGTTCACCGGGCGTTGGTAGAAACTTGCAGGACCATATTGCAGTCGGGGGTCTAGCTTTCCAAATAGATGCGCCGATCAGCATTGTCATGAAACGCATGGTCAACATAAACACAGCCTTACGATATGCTATAACAGAAGACGGACCCCTAACTAGTAGTGTTGGCTTGGAAGCGGTGGCATTCATTAATACCAAATACGCAAACGCCTCTGATGACTGGCCTGACATAAGTTTCATGCTTACAAGTGCCTCAACCAGCTCCGATGGAGGCAGTCAAGTGAGGGTCGCACATGGACTTTCGGACAGTTTCTACAACGAAGTCTTTTCGGAAATCAACAACAAGGACGTATTCGGTGTCTTCCCAATGATGCTAAGACCAAAAAGTCGGGGATTAATCAAACTCCATTCAAAGAATCCTCTTCGGTATCCACTTCTATATCACAATTACTTAACCCACCCGGACGACGTAAACGTTCTTCGAGAAGGAGTGAAAACCGCTTTAGCGCTAGCTGAAACCCAAGCCATGAAACGATTCGGAGCTAGATTTTGGAGTAAACCGCTGCCGAACTGTAAGCACTTGGCCCGATTCACCGACGAGTACTGGGAATGTGTGATAAGACAATATACCATGACCATCTATCATATGTCAGGAACAACTAAGATGGGCCCTCCTAGTGACCCGTTGGCGGTAGTTGATTCGTCACTCCGAGTGTACGGTGTCCAGGGGTTGCGAGTCATCGATGCCAGTATCATGCCAACTATCACGAATGGAAACATTCATGCTCCGGTAGTAATGATCGCAGAAAAGGGAGCAGACATGATCAAAGAACTGTGGCTGCAAAACGATATATATAAACGACGAAAGGATACTTATGTAAATGAAACACTCGAGTCAGTGTGA
- the LOC119655905 gene encoding glucose dehydrogenase [FAD, quinone]-like, whose amino-acid sequence MKGPIALWIVSQLLSNGICINQARQGSGSDGFDFIIIGGGLAGTVVANRLSENRNWTILLLEQESNPFRSSVVGGRDGRLTDYQRKNHHLWSWETIAKYYNTEKLLHTDRPKQSDNKGGSIGELFRNAYKEAGIVHIPDQSAYGYLNLAKSLRLSSGDYAQGNLRIVYNTIVTSLSIDEKGFVNEVNFIQNDDKGTVFAVKPKREVIISAGTISTPKILMLSGLGPEQYLNKLGIKSRCDLPVGQNLLDHFVVPYFFKVPCTKVTGLDSNPRGKPYQSLDFIALINSTISDKMYSNLMNTCRMVQCKDTTTMKMLLEDLPNDLKNQVLDELNTHNIFVVGIHNIKPKSRGAVKLKSKDPFDPLIIEYNLLSSRTDMNTILAGIRLQKNLLQSETFKKYRITELTPRIKECNKKVANSQAFWECYVKAVGTPLEDPVGTAKMGSQADPKAVVDACFQVFGTQNLRVIDESVIPSAIVGPTYSYVEQIGERGAQLIMEDYS is encoded by the exons ATGAAGGGACCTATTGCATTATGGATAGTTTCACAACTACTTTCGAACGGAATTTGTATAAATCAGGCTCGGCAGGGAAGTG GCTCAGATGGGTTCGACTTCATTATAATTGGCGGAGGGCTAGCCGGAACTGTGGTAGCGAACCGCTTGAGTGAAAATCGCAACTGGACAATCCTTTTGTTGGAACAGGAATCGAATCCCTTCAGGTCGTCTGTGGTAGGCGGAAG AGACGGCCGTTTGACTGACTATCAGAGAAAAAATCACCACCTATGGAGTTGGGAAACAATCGCGAAGTATTACAACACAGAAAAACTTCTCCACACCGATCGTCCAAAGCAATCTGACAATAAGGGTGGAAGTATCGGCGAATTATTTCGCAACGCGTATAAAGAAGCGGgaattgtccatattccagatcAAAGTGCTTACGGATATCTTAACTTGGCTAAGTCTCTTCGACTATCATCAGGCGATTACGCACAGGGGAATCTTAGAATTGTTTACAACACCATCGTCACGTCTTTGAGTATTGATGAAAAAGGCTTCGTAAATGAAGTCAATTTTATACAAAATGATGATAAAGGTACTGTTTTCGCTGTCAAACCAAAAAGAGAAGTCATTATTTCAGCGGGAACCATCTCTACACCTAAAATTTTAATGTTATCCGGCCTAGGTCCTGAACAGTATTTGAACAAATTGGGAATTAAGTCCCGATGTGACCTACCAGTTGGCCAGAACCTTTTAGACCACTTTGTGGTTCCATACTTCTTTAAAGTTCCTTGCACTAAAGTGACAGGATTAGACTCAAACCCACGAGGAAAGCCTTACCAATCACTTGATTTCATTGCCTTGATTAATTCTACTATTAGCGACAAAATGTATTCGAATTTAATGAACACATGCCGAATGGTTCAATGCAAGGACACAACGACAATGAAAATGCTCCTGGAAGACCTGCCAAATGATTTAAAAAATCAAGTTTTGGACGAACTAAATACACATAATATATTCGTAGTAGGCATCCACAATATCAAGCCTAAATCCAGAGGAGCAGTAAAATTAAAGAGCAAGGATCCATTCGATCCGCTGATTATCGAGTATAATTTGCTTTCGTCGAGAACAGATATGAATACAATTCTAGCTGGAATTCGTTTACAAAAAAATCTGTTGCAATCAGAAACTTTCAAGAAGTACCGAATCACGGAACTAACACCTCGGATAAAAGAATGTAACAAAAAAGTGGCGAATTCGCAAGCATTTTGGGAGTGTTATGTGAAAGCAGTTGGAACGCCGCTGGAGGATCCTGTAGGGACGGCCAAAATGGGAAGTCAAGCTGATCCAAAAGCTGTAGTTGATGCTTGCTTCCAAGTATTTGGAACGCAAAACTTGAGAGTTATCGATGAAAGTGTTATTCCGTCTGCTATAGTGGGACCAACATATTCATATGTAGAGCAAATTGGGGAAAGGGGGGCTCAATTGATTATGGAAGATTACTCATGA